In Nocardioides conyzicola, one genomic interval encodes:
- a CDS encoding mismatch-specific DNA-glycosylase yields MPRFTRAELESYRDAEVPDLLPGPGDPRLRLLFVGINPGLWTAAVQTHFARPGNRFYPALLAAGIIDRPVDAGAGMTDDDRDYFRARGLGITNVVRRATARADELTAEELREGGRQLVERIERTTPTVVAILGVTAYRAAFSVPRATVGRQAEPLAGAELWVVPNPSGLNAHDTVQSLASAYGEAARAAGVL; encoded by the coding sequence GTGCCCCGCTTCACCCGAGCCGAGCTCGAGTCCTACCGCGACGCGGAGGTGCCCGACCTGCTCCCCGGTCCCGGCGACCCCCGGCTGAGGCTGCTGTTCGTCGGCATCAACCCGGGGCTGTGGACCGCGGCCGTGCAGACCCACTTCGCTCGGCCGGGCAACCGCTTCTACCCCGCGCTGCTGGCCGCCGGCATCATCGACCGGCCGGTCGACGCGGGCGCGGGGATGACCGACGACGACCGGGACTACTTCCGGGCGCGCGGCCTCGGCATCACCAACGTCGTACGCCGGGCGACCGCCCGCGCCGACGAGCTCACCGCCGAGGAGCTGCGCGAGGGCGGTCGGCAGCTGGTCGAGCGGATCGAGCGGACGACTCCGACGGTCGTCGCCATCCTCGGGGTCACCGCCTACCGCGCGGCGTTCTCGGTGCCCCGCGCAACCGTGGGCCGCCAGGCCGAGCCGCTGGCCGGGGCCGAGCTGTGGGTGGTGCCCAACCCCAGCGGGCTCAACGCCCACGACACGGTGCAGTCGCTCGCGTCGGCGTACGGCGAGGCGGCGCGGGCCGCGGGAGTCCTCTAG
- a CDS encoding NAD-dependent epimerase/dehydratase family protein: MSDTLSGPIVVTGANGFVDARVCQALAERGVPVRAVVRRAGAAPVLPGVEEHVGDFGDADFAASVLAGASAAVTTVHPMASDAATQRQVGVEATSTFAREAVRAGVDRLVHVSTAAVYDRSPGVGDVDESSDLVGDDANAYSVTKRDTDAALAAVDGLTRVLVRPPAILGAGETSVWNTLRPAEVRDDASERRTTPDATFSWVHVDDLAAFLADVATGGIGTADDPAAGPVAGGCTAVNLAAPPATQRDYLGTVTAALGVEPEWQDGPAWTGRIVADRARAWGWAPGVGLDQALAEITAGLR; encoded by the coding sequence ATGAGCGACACACTCTCCGGTCCCATCGTCGTCACCGGCGCGAACGGCTTCGTCGACGCCCGGGTCTGCCAGGCGCTCGCGGAGCGCGGCGTCCCGGTGCGGGCGGTGGTCCGTCGCGCCGGGGCAGCGCCGGTGCTGCCGGGCGTCGAGGAGCACGTCGGCGACTTCGGCGACGCCGACTTCGCGGCCTCGGTCCTGGCCGGCGCGAGCGCCGCCGTCACCACCGTCCACCCGATGGCGAGCGACGCCGCGACCCAGCGGCAGGTCGGCGTCGAGGCGACGAGCACGTTCGCGCGGGAGGCGGTCCGGGCAGGCGTCGACCGGCTGGTGCACGTCTCGACCGCCGCCGTCTACGACCGCTCGCCCGGCGTCGGCGACGTGGACGAGTCGTCCGACCTGGTCGGCGACGACGCCAACGCCTACTCGGTCACCAAGCGCGACACCGACGCCGCCCTGGCCGCGGTCGACGGACTGACCCGCGTGCTGGTGCGACCGCCCGCCATCCTCGGCGCCGGCGAGACCTCGGTGTGGAACACGCTGCGGCCCGCCGAGGTCCGCGACGACGCGTCCGAGCGGCGTACGACGCCCGACGCGACGTTCTCGTGGGTGCACGTCGACGACCTCGCGGCGTTCCTCGCCGACGTCGCCACCGGTGGGATCGGCACCGCCGACGACCCGGCGGCCGGTCCGGTCGCGGGCGGCTGCACCGCCGTCAACCTCGCCGCTCCCCCGGCCACCCAGCGCGACTACCTCGGGACGGTCACGGCCGCGCTGGGCGTCGAGCCGGAGTGGCAGGACGGTCCCGCGTGGACGGGTCGGATCGTCGCCGATCGGGCCCGGGCGTGGGGCTGGGCGCCGGGTGTCGGGCTCGACCAGGCGCTGGCCGAGATCACCGCAGGGCTGCGCTGA
- the glgC gene encoding glucose-1-phosphate adenylyltransferase, producing MAIGSRKKVLAIVLAGGEGKRLMPLTADRAKPAVPFAGIYRLIDFALSNVVNSGYLQVVVLTQYKSHSLDRHVTQTWRMSTMLGNYVTPVPAQQRVGKNWYLGSADAIYQSLNLIKDEKPDIVIVVGADHVYRMDFHQMVKAHVASGAACTVAAIRQPIELADQFGVIDVHPDEPAKIRDFLEKPTNPVGLPDSPGEVLASMGNYVFDADALVEAVTRDATEIGSKHDMGGDIVPSFVRRQQAAVYDYKNNDVAGSTDRDRGYWRDVGTMSSYYDAHMDVVSPLPVFNLYNFDWPIYTSYGPQPPAKLVKGAAGQAPFVDEAVLSPGVVVTGGRVQSSVLSPAVRVGAGAEVVGSVLMNGVRIGDGAVVHNAILDKNVVIPPGATIGVDLEADRARGFLVEDGLTVLGKDQVFPA from the coding sequence ATGGCTATCGGTTCCCGGAAGAAGGTCCTCGCGATCGTGCTGGCGGGAGGCGAGGGCAAACGGCTGATGCCGCTGACCGCGGACCGCGCCAAGCCGGCGGTGCCGTTCGCCGGCATCTACCGCCTGATCGACTTCGCGCTGTCCAACGTCGTCAACAGCGGCTACCTCCAGGTGGTCGTGCTGACGCAGTACAAGTCGCACAGCCTCGACCGGCACGTCACCCAGACCTGGCGGATGTCGACGATGCTCGGCAACTACGTGACCCCGGTGCCGGCGCAGCAGCGGGTCGGCAAGAACTGGTACCTCGGCAGCGCCGACGCGATCTACCAGTCCCTCAACCTGATCAAGGACGAGAAGCCGGACATCGTGATCGTGGTGGGCGCCGACCACGTCTACCGGATGGACTTCCACCAGATGGTGAAGGCGCACGTCGCCAGCGGCGCGGCCTGCACCGTGGCCGCGATCCGGCAGCCGATCGAGCTGGCCGACCAGTTCGGCGTCATCGACGTGCACCCCGACGAGCCCGCCAAGATCCGCGACTTCCTCGAGAAGCCGACCAACCCGGTCGGCCTGCCGGACAGCCCCGGCGAGGTGCTCGCGTCGATGGGCAACTACGTCTTCGACGCCGACGCGCTCGTCGAGGCGGTGACCCGCGACGCCACCGAGATCGGCTCCAAGCACGACATGGGCGGCGACATCGTGCCGTCGTTCGTACGCCGTCAGCAGGCGGCCGTCTACGACTACAAGAACAACGACGTCGCCGGCTCGACCGACCGCGACCGCGGCTACTGGCGCGACGTCGGGACGATGTCGTCGTACTACGACGCGCACATGGACGTCGTGTCGCCGCTGCCGGTCTTCAACCTCTACAACTTCGACTGGCCGATCTACACGTCGTACGGCCCGCAGCCGCCGGCCAAGCTGGTGAAGGGCGCCGCGGGGCAGGCGCCGTTCGTCGACGAGGCGGTGCTGTCGCCCGGTGTGGTGGTGACCGGCGGACGGGTCCAGAGCTCGGTGCTGTCACCGGCGGTCCGGGTCGGTGCCGGCGCGGAGGTCGTCGGCTCGGTGCTGATGAACGGCGTGCGCATCGGCGACGGCGCGGTGGTCCACAACGCCATCCTCGACAAGAACGTCGTGATCCCGCCCGGCGCCACCATCGGCGTCGACCTCGAGGCCGACCGGGCCCGCGGGTTCCTGGTCGAGGACGGGTTGACCGTGCTCGGCAAGGACCAGGTCTTCCCTGCCTGA
- the glgA gene encoding glycogen synthase, which produces MRVDVLSREYPPEVYGGAGVHVAELVRALRARSDVEAHVHAFGAIRDEPLTSSYADLAELSGANAALRTLGVDLAIADGCAGTELVHSHTWYANFAGHLASLLHGVPHVVSAHSLEPLRPWKAEQLGGGYAVSSYVERTSYEAAAAVIAVSAAMRDDVLASYPAIDPARVHVVHNGIDTAGWSPRVAPDRVRELGVDPDRPSVVFVGRITRQKGLPLFLRACAQLPPEVQVVLCAGAPDTAEIMAEVEGLVAGLRASRSGVVWIPEMLPRPDVVALLTAATVFACPSIYEPLGIVNLEAMACETAVVATATGGIPEVVVQGETGRLVPILQATDGTGTPLDPEQYVADFAEALIAVVSDPTRAAEMGRAGRVRAIESFSWDAIAERTVEVYRSVL; this is translated from the coding sequence GTGCGAGTCGACGTGTTGTCCCGTGAGTACCCACCCGAGGTGTACGGCGGCGCCGGCGTGCACGTCGCCGAGCTGGTCCGCGCGCTGCGGGCGCGGTCGGACGTCGAGGCCCACGTCCACGCCTTCGGGGCCATCCGCGACGAGCCGCTGACCTCGTCGTACGCCGACCTCGCCGAGCTGTCCGGCGCCAACGCGGCGCTGCGGACGCTCGGGGTCGACCTGGCCATCGCCGACGGCTGCGCGGGCACCGAGCTGGTGCACTCGCACACCTGGTACGCCAACTTCGCCGGGCACCTCGCCTCGCTGCTGCACGGCGTGCCGCACGTCGTCTCGGCGCACTCGCTCGAGCCGCTGCGGCCGTGGAAGGCCGAGCAGCTCGGGGGTGGCTACGCCGTCTCGTCGTACGTCGAGAGGACGTCGTACGAGGCAGCGGCGGCCGTGATCGCGGTGTCGGCGGCGATGCGCGACGACGTGCTGGCGTCGTACCCCGCGATCGACCCGGCGCGCGTGCACGTCGTGCACAACGGCATCGACACGGCCGGCTGGTCACCCCGCGTCGCTCCCGACCGGGTGCGGGAGCTGGGCGTCGACCCGGACCGGCCGTCGGTGGTGTTCGTCGGCCGGATCACCCGGCAGAAGGGGCTGCCGCTCTTCCTGCGCGCGTGCGCCCAGCTGCCGCCGGAGGTGCAGGTCGTGCTGTGCGCCGGCGCACCCGACACGGCGGAGATCATGGCCGAGGTCGAGGGGCTGGTGGCCGGGCTGCGCGCCTCGCGCTCCGGCGTGGTCTGGATCCCGGAGATGCTGCCGCGTCCCGACGTGGTCGCGCTGCTCACGGCCGCCACCGTCTTCGCCTGCCCGTCGATCTACGAGCCGCTCGGCATCGTCAACCTCGAGGCGATGGCCTGCGAGACCGCCGTCGTCGCCACCGCCACCGGCGGCATCCCGGAAGTGGTCGTCCAGGGCGAGACCGGCCGTCTGGTGCCGATCCTGCAGGCCACCGACGGCACCGGCACGCCGCTCGACCCGGAACAGTACGTCGCCGACTTCGCCGAGGCGCTGATCGCCGTGGTGTCCGACCCGACCCGTGCCGCCGAGATGGGCCGGGCCGGCCGGGTGCGGGCGATCGAGTCCTTCAGCTGGGACGCGATCGCCGAGCGGACCGTCGAGGTCTACCGCTCGGTGCTCTGA
- a CDS encoding MFS transporter, producing the protein MTRGIRLPAVLRDEPQYRLLFGSQVLSVLGDRVTMVALPFAVLATGGGVAEVALVSAAQFLPFVVLALPAGVWADRWDRKRILVVSDAVRLACQVLAAVLLLTDMAHVVHLAVIAAAYGAADAFFAPAFSGLLPTTVAPTNIQPANALRGLSYSVGSIVGPVIAGVLIAFAGGPGGALLFDAATFAVSIALLLPMRAGVVDAVVSAEDPAATTDHFWTSLRQGWGEVRSRSWVLAFLGGFAAYHVVVLPAIFVIGPVLMEEELDGARSWAIIVAAFGIGCVLGDLLLLRWRPAHALRVAAVLLVGASGQAAFIGSGLGTWGIAGLELLAGVCVTGAFTLWETSLGEHIPSASLSRVSSYDYLTSAGMIPLGNVLAGAVSASLGLQVTLVWMTVLGVGAALCVVAVPGVRGLPRAA; encoded by the coding sequence GTGACGAGGGGGATCCGGCTGCCGGCGGTGCTGCGCGACGAGCCGCAGTACCGTCTGCTCTTCGGCAGCCAGGTGCTCTCGGTCCTCGGCGACCGCGTCACGATGGTGGCCCTGCCCTTCGCCGTGCTCGCCACCGGCGGTGGCGTGGCAGAGGTGGCGCTGGTGTCCGCGGCGCAGTTCCTGCCCTTCGTGGTGCTCGCGCTGCCGGCCGGCGTCTGGGCCGACCGCTGGGACCGCAAGCGGATCCTGGTCGTGTCGGACGCCGTGCGGCTGGCCTGCCAGGTGCTCGCGGCGGTGCTGCTGCTGACCGACATGGCGCACGTCGTACACCTGGCCGTGATCGCGGCGGCGTACGGCGCCGCCGACGCGTTCTTCGCCCCGGCCTTCAGCGGACTACTGCCGACCACGGTCGCGCCCACCAACATCCAGCCGGCCAACGCGCTGCGGGGGCTGTCCTACTCGGTCGGCTCCATCGTGGGCCCGGTGATCGCGGGCGTGCTGATCGCGTTCGCAGGCGGGCCGGGCGGTGCGCTCCTCTTCGACGCCGCCACCTTCGCCGTGTCGATCGCGCTGCTGCTGCCGATGCGGGCGGGGGTGGTCGACGCCGTCGTGTCGGCGGAGGACCCCGCGGCGACGACCGACCACTTCTGGACCTCGCTCCGGCAGGGCTGGGGCGAGGTGCGGTCCCGGTCGTGGGTGCTGGCGTTCCTGGGCGGCTTCGCGGCGTACCACGTGGTCGTGCTGCCGGCGATCTTCGTGATCGGTCCGGTGCTCATGGAGGAGGAGCTCGACGGTGCGCGGTCGTGGGCGATCATCGTCGCGGCCTTCGGCATCGGCTGCGTGCTCGGCGACCTCCTGCTGCTGCGGTGGCGCCCGGCCCACGCGCTGCGGGTGGCGGCGGTGCTGCTGGTCGGGGCGTCGGGCCAGGCGGCGTTCATCGGGTCGGGGCTCGGCACGTGGGGGATCGCGGGGCTCGAGCTGCTCGCCGGGGTGTGCGTGACCGGCGCGTTCACGCTGTGGGAGACGTCGCTGGGCGAGCACATCCCGTCGGCCTCGCTGTCGCGGGTGTCGTCGTACGACTACCTCACCAGCGCCGGCATGATCCCGCTCGGCAACGTCCTCGCCGGCGCCGTCAGCGCGTCCCTCGGCCTGCAGGTGACGCTCGTCTGGATGACGGTCCTCGGCGTCGGCGCCGCTCTCTGCGTGGTCGCCGTGCCGGGGGTGCGGGGGTTGCCTCGGGCGGCCTGA
- a CDS encoding DUF427 domain-containing protein translates to MSEKPVLVPDASHPITVTPNPDRVVVTLGDRTLADTTSALTLQEASYPAVQYVPLADVDAAVLERTDHATYCPYKGDASYYSLVVDGDTHDNVVWTYETPYDAVAPIAGHVAFYPNVVDVRTYPSS, encoded by the coding sequence ATGAGCGAGAAGCCTGTGCTGGTGCCCGACGCCAGCCACCCGATCACCGTCACGCCGAACCCGGACCGCGTCGTCGTCACGCTGGGAGACCGGACGCTCGCCGACACGACGTCGGCCCTGACGCTGCAGGAGGCGAGCTACCCGGCGGTGCAGTACGTGCCGCTGGCGGACGTCGACGCGGCCGTGCTGGAGCGCACCGACCACGCGACGTACTGCCCCTACAAGGGCGACGCCTCCTACTACAGCCTCGTCGTCGATGGGGACACCCACGACAACGTCGTATGGACCTACGAGACGCCGTACGACGCGGTCGCCCCGATCGCCGGCCACGTCGCGTTCTACCCCAACGTGGTCGACGTGCGGACCTACCCCAGCTCGTAG
- a CDS encoding gluconate:H+ symporter, which yields MSALLALPLAGTDLVEPVAGGGQLVAAALIGIGLIVLLITVLKLHPFLALILGGLTVGIVAGENVNDVLTSFTTGFGTTAAGVGSLIALGAMFAKLLADSGGADQIVDTIVGRASGRMLPWAMALVGAIIGLPMFFEIGLVLLMPVIYLVSKRAQVSLVTVGIPALAGLSAMHGFVPPHPGPVTAIGYLDANLGVTLALGLVVAIPTIIVAGPLFGMLAGRWVVLDAPDTWESEEREVSERPSFGVTLATVLLPVVLMLSKAVADIVVDDPDRTVQQVFDVIGNPFVALLIAVLVAMVTFGRGSGMGLQKISDTVTAALPPIAGILVIVSAGGGFKQVLVDTGIGTRLADWADGANVSVLLLAWVLAVLIRLATGSATIATITASSLMVSLVDGLSTGEVSLVVLAVGAGSLFFSHVNDAGFWLVKEYFGMTVGQTIKTWSLMETVLSVTGLFVVLILGIFI from the coding sequence ATGTCCGCCCTGCTCGCCCTGCCGCTCGCCGGCACCGATCTGGTCGAGCCGGTCGCCGGCGGTGGACAGCTGGTCGCCGCCGCACTGATCGGCATCGGCCTGATCGTCCTGCTGATCACCGTCCTCAAGCTGCACCCCTTCCTCGCCCTGATCCTCGGCGGCCTGACGGTCGGCATCGTGGCGGGCGAGAACGTCAACGACGTGCTCACGTCCTTCACCACCGGGTTCGGCACGACCGCGGCCGGCGTCGGCTCGCTGATCGCCCTCGGTGCGATGTTCGCCAAGCTGCTCGCTGACTCGGGCGGCGCCGACCAGATCGTCGACACGATCGTCGGCAGGGCGTCGGGGCGGATGCTGCCCTGGGCGATGGCGCTGGTGGGCGCGATCATCGGCCTGCCGATGTTCTTCGAGATCGGTCTCGTGCTGCTGATGCCGGTCATCTACCTGGTGTCCAAGCGCGCTCAGGTCTCGCTGGTGACCGTCGGCATCCCGGCCCTGGCCGGCCTCTCGGCGATGCACGGCTTCGTGCCGCCGCACCCGGGCCCGGTCACCGCCATCGGCTACCTCGACGCCAACCTCGGCGTCACCCTGGCCCTCGGTCTGGTGGTCGCGATCCCCACGATCATCGTGGCCGGACCGCTCTTCGGGATGCTCGCCGGCCGGTGGGTGGTCCTGGACGCCCCCGACACCTGGGAGAGCGAGGAGCGAGAGGTCTCGGAGCGACCCTCCTTCGGCGTCACGCTCGCGACCGTCCTGCTGCCGGTGGTCCTCATGCTGAGCAAGGCGGTGGCCGACATCGTCGTCGACGACCCCGACCGCACGGTGCAGCAGGTGTTCGACGTGATCGGCAACCCGTTCGTCGCGCTGCTCATCGCCGTGCTGGTCGCGATGGTGACCTTCGGCCGTGGCTCCGGGATGGGGCTGCAGAAGATCTCGGACACGGTCACCGCGGCCCTCCCGCCGATCGCCGGCATCCTCGTGATCGTGTCGGCCGGCGGCGGCTTCAAGCAGGTGCTGGTCGACACCGGCATCGGCACCCGGCTCGCGGACTGGGCCGACGGCGCCAACGTCTCGGTCCTGCTGCTCGCCTGGGTCCTGGCGGTCCTGATCCGGCTCGCCACGGGCTCGGCGACGATCGCCACCATCACCGCCAGCTCGCTCATGGTGTCGCTGGTGGACGGCCTGTCCACCGGCGAGGTCTCGCTGGTCGTGCTCGCCGTCGGCGCCGGGTCGCTGTTCTTCTCTCACGTCAACGACGCCGGCTTCTGGCTGGTGAAGGAGTACTTCGGCATGACCGTCGGCCAGACGATCAAGACCTGGTCGCTGATGGAGACGGTGCTGTCGGTGACCGGCCTCTTCGTGGTGCTGATCCTGGGGATCTTCATCTAG
- a CDS encoding gluconokinase, with amino-acid sequence MRPLVVMGVSGSGKSTVGAAIAQRMRVPFADADDLHPSANIAKMSRGESLSDEDRFPWLEIVGEWLGVHEDGGGVMSCSALKRKYRDQIRHHAPHVHFLLLEGSPEVIAVRQAGRPGHFMPASLLTSQFATLEPLSPDEDGLVLEVDQSVDDIVQGYVDHMNREDR; translated from the coding sequence ATGCGACCCCTCGTGGTGATGGGTGTCTCGGGCTCGGGCAAGTCCACCGTCGGCGCGGCCATCGCGCAGCGGATGCGGGTGCCCTTCGCGGACGCCGACGACCTGCACCCGTCCGCCAACATCGCCAAGATGAGCCGGGGTGAGTCCCTGAGCGACGAGGACCGGTTCCCCTGGTTGGAGATCGTCGGCGAGTGGCTCGGCGTCCACGAGGACGGCGGCGGCGTGATGAGCTGCTCCGCACTGAAGCGCAAGTACCGCGACCAGATCCGCCACCACGCGCCCCACGTGCATTTCCTGCTCCTCGAGGGGTCCCCCGAGGTGATCGCGGTCCGGCAGGCGGGCCGCCCCGGCCACTTCATGCCCGCGTCGCTGTTGACCTCGCAGTTCGCGACCCTCGAACCGCTCTCGCCGGACGAGGACGGCCTCGTCCTGGAGGTCGACCAGAGTGTCGACGACATCGTGCAGGGGTACGTGGACCACATGAACCGTGAGGATCGTTGA
- a CDS encoding acyl-CoA dehydrogenase family protein, whose translation MQLALSAEDAEFRDQMREFFTTKIPQEIRDAVRDRRELGKDAFVQSMQILNEAGLAVPNWPVEWGGQDWSPLRRHIWHEEMQRAFVPTPLAFNASMIGPVIAQFASQEMKERFLPKTANLDIWWSQGFSEPDAGSDLASLRTSAVRDGDEYVVNGQKTWTTLGQYGDWIFTLVRTNPDVKKQAGISLLLIDMTSEGVDVRPIELIDGGHEVNEVWFDNVRVPVDNLVGEENRAWDYAKFLLGNERVGVAPVGATKSSLAQAKEWAASISVGDDRTLLDDPLVSTRIAELENELLALELTALRVVANSADGKPHPASSVLKLKGTELQQAVTELIVDLAGPASVASGATDGTDLPWWATHSVPVYLNFRKASIYGGSNEVQRQIIARTILGL comes from the coding sequence ATGCAGCTGGCGCTGTCGGCCGAGGACGCCGAGTTCCGCGACCAGATGCGGGAGTTCTTCACCACGAAGATCCCGCAGGAGATCCGCGACGCCGTACGAGACCGACGCGAGCTCGGCAAGGACGCGTTCGTCCAGAGCATGCAGATCCTCAACGAGGCCGGCCTCGCGGTGCCGAACTGGCCCGTCGAGTGGGGCGGCCAGGACTGGTCCCCGCTGCGTCGCCACATCTGGCACGAGGAGATGCAGCGGGCGTTCGTCCCGACTCCCCTCGCCTTCAACGCCTCGATGATCGGCCCGGTGATCGCGCAGTTCGCCTCCCAGGAGATGAAGGAGCGGTTCCTGCCGAAGACCGCCAACCTCGACATCTGGTGGTCGCAGGGCTTCTCCGAGCCCGACGCCGGCTCCGACCTCGCGTCGCTGCGCACCAGCGCCGTGCGCGACGGTGACGAGTACGTCGTCAACGGGCAGAAGACCTGGACCACGCTGGGCCAGTACGGCGACTGGATCTTCACGCTGGTCCGCACCAACCCCGACGTGAAGAAGCAGGCCGGCATCTCGCTGCTGCTGATCGACATGACCTCCGAGGGCGTCGACGTACGCCCGATCGAGCTCATCGACGGCGGCCACGAGGTCAACGAGGTGTGGTTCGACAACGTGCGCGTGCCGGTCGACAACCTCGTCGGCGAGGAGAACCGCGCCTGGGACTACGCCAAGTTCCTGCTCGGCAACGAGCGCGTCGGCGTCGCCCCCGTCGGAGCCACCAAGAGCTCCCTGGCCCAGGCCAAGGAGTGGGCGGCCAGCATCTCGGTCGGCGACGACCGGACGCTGCTCGACGACCCGCTGGTCTCGACCCGGATCGCCGAGCTCGAGAACGAGCTGCTCGCCCTCGAGCTGACCGCGCTGCGCGTCGTGGCCAACTCCGCCGACGGCAAGCCTCACCCGGCCTCGTCCGTGCTGAAGCTCAAGGGCACCGAGCTCCAGCAGGCGGTCACCGAGCTCATCGTCGACCTCGCCGGGCCGGCCTCGGTCGCCAGCGGTGCGACCGACGGGACCGACCTGCCCTGGTGGGCCACGCACTCCGTGCCGGTCTACCTCAACTTCCGCAAGGCCTCGATCTACGGCGGCTCCAACGAGGTGCAGCGCCAGATCATCGCCCGCACGATCCTGGGACTCTGA
- a CDS encoding acyl-CoA dehydrogenase family protein yields MDFTYDEEQQALREAVRGLVGKAYSDFENRRRAAADDPGFSEKVWTQLAEMGILGLPFDEQYGGMGAGAIEVGIVAQELGRVVAPEPFLTAVVLAGGLIAAAGSEEQKTELLGALSGGESVPTFAHAEPGSRWQPTASAVTATGEGDSWTLSGVKEPVPHGVRADVLVVSAALPDGGTGLFVVTSDATGLTRDGYTTHDGGRAAKVTFTDTPAVPLGAAGDRAGLIARVLDIARITACNEAIGLMEVALANTTAYLKSRKQFGVTLNTFQALNFRSADMYVSLELATSLATWASMVLAEGSGEEAATAAARASLGVSRAGRHIGQEAIQLHGGIGMTAEYSIGTYTSRLTALDHLLGDGNHHLGLLAAGVGGYDEVDPLP; encoded by the coding sequence ATGGACTTCACCTATGACGAGGAGCAGCAGGCGCTGCGCGAGGCCGTCCGCGGCCTGGTCGGCAAGGCCTACTCCGACTTCGAGAACCGTCGCCGTGCCGCGGCCGACGACCCCGGCTTCAGCGAGAAGGTCTGGACCCAGCTCGCCGAGATGGGCATCCTCGGGCTGCCCTTCGACGAGCAGTACGGCGGCATGGGCGCCGGTGCGATCGAGGTGGGCATCGTCGCCCAGGAGCTCGGTCGGGTTGTCGCCCCCGAGCCCTTCCTGACCGCGGTGGTGCTGGCCGGCGGGCTGATCGCCGCGGCCGGCTCCGAGGAGCAGAAGACCGAGCTGCTCGGTGCCCTGTCGGGCGGCGAGAGCGTCCCGACCTTCGCGCACGCCGAGCCCGGCTCGCGCTGGCAGCCGACCGCGTCGGCGGTCACGGCGACCGGTGAGGGTGACTCGTGGACGCTGAGCGGCGTCAAGGAGCCGGTCCCCCACGGCGTACGCGCCGACGTGCTCGTGGTCTCGGCCGCCCTTCCCGACGGTGGGACCGGGCTGTTCGTGGTCACCTCGGACGCGACGGGGCTGACCCGCGACGGCTACACGACCCACGACGGCGGGCGCGCCGCGAAGGTGACCTTCACCGACACCCCGGCTGTGCCGCTGGGTGCCGCCGGCGACCGCGCCGGGCTCATCGCGCGGGTGCTCGACATCGCGCGGATCACCGCGTGCAACGAGGCGATCGGGCTGATGGAGGTCGCGCTCGCGAACACCACGGCGTACCTCAAGAGCCGCAAGCAGTTCGGCGTCACGCTCAACACGTTCCAGGCGCTGAACTTCCGCTCGGCCGACATGTACGTCTCGCTCGAGCTGGCCACCAGCCTCGCGACGTGGGCGTCGATGGTCCTGGCGGAGGGCTCCGGGGAGGAGGCGGCCACGGCGGCCGCTCGCGCCTCGCTCGGCGTCAGCCGCGCCGGCCGGCACATCGGCCAGGAGGCGATCCAGCTGCACGGCGGCATCGGCATGACGGCGGAGTACAGCATCGGCACCTACACCAGCCGGCTCACCGCCCTCGACCACCTGCTGGGCGACGGCAACCACCACCTGGGGCTGCTGGCCGCGGGCGTGGGCGGGTACGACGAGGTCGACCCGCTGCCGTAG
- a CDS encoding WXG100 family type VII secretion target codes for MDLIADHPAFRAAVADVAAAADRLRADRDRVAHQVDTLLDGGWRGTAAASYAEGWSQWCTGAERVLDGLVTMGRLLDAVHLDLTERDLGAQAGLDRLAGRLG; via the coding sequence ATGGACCTGATCGCTGACCACCCGGCCTTCCGCGCCGCGGTCGCCGACGTGGCCGCAGCCGCGGACCGGCTCCGCGCCGACCGCGACCGGGTCGCCCACCAGGTCGACACGCTCCTCGACGGGGGCTGGCGCGGCACCGCTGCCGCGTCGTACGCCGAGGGCTGGTCGCAGTGGTGCACCGGCGCCGAGCGGGTGCTCGACGGGCTCGTGACGATGGGCCGGCTCCTCGACGCCGTCCACCTCGACCTCACGGAGCGCGACCTCGGCGCGCAGGCCGGCCTGGACCGTCTCGCCGGGAGGTTGGGCTGA
- a CDS encoding WXG100 family type VII secretion target, with amino-acid sequence MAGFSSFEVDLDLLDETVAEMARCRASLDDLLDEVARRVSALQVTWGGLAAVAQQGSQAEWEAGCRQMGEALASMRTAGRVAHGSYGDAAATNLRMWEQVS; translated from the coding sequence ATGGCTGGGTTCTCGAGCTTCGAGGTCGACCTCGACCTGCTGGACGAGACGGTCGCGGAGATGGCGCGCTGCCGCGCCTCTCTGGACGATCTGCTCGACGAGGTCGCCCGCCGGGTGTCGGCCCTCCAGGTGACCTGGGGCGGGCTGGCCGCCGTCGCCCAGCAGGGCTCGCAGGCCGAGTGGGAGGCGGGCTGCCGGCAGATGGGCGAGGCGCTCGCGTCGATGCGCACCGCCGGCCGGGTGGCGCATGGCAGCTACGGCGACGCGGCCGCGACCAACCTGAGGATGTGGGAGCAGGTCTCATGA